The following proteins are co-located in the Candidatus Tiamatella incendiivivens genome:
- a CDS encoding nucleotide sugar dehydrogenase yields the protein MDAVDKVFDGKGWIAVYGTGYVGLALIAVYLRKGLKVIGVDIDHDKLEKIRQGAQDVIEEKIKDAIRTGIEEDRLLLTTDGVKASADSVVKVVTVPVYLDWITKDVNYDSWTATLRDIGKGLKEGDLVIIESSVPPGSTEYKAKPVLEEASSLKAGRNFYLAYSPERVYVGRAVEDIEDRYLKIVSGIDEKSLELVSKLYEKIAGKGVLRVGRPMTAEFEKLAEGIYRDVNIALANELALAAMNLGIDFYEACEAANTQPYSHIHLPGPGVGGYCIPIYPYYLANSLLERKYIMKLTITGRQINENMPLTIANLLEEYRRKIGIPPSSKVAVLGVAFRGNVDDTRLSPTYDILGILKARGYQEIIAHDPYVKHDPILENLHIPLTSDLEKALENAEIILVLTRHSQYKDLKTTQIKEITKRENPLIIDTTTYIQNDDNYKNIITLGKPHNL from the coding sequence GTGGATGCAGTAGACAAAGTGTTCGATGGCAAAGGATGGATAGCCGTTTACGGGACAGGATACGTCGGATTGGCGCTCATAGCAGTATACCTGAGGAAAGGGTTGAAGGTAATCGGCGTTGATATAGATCACGATAAACTGGAAAAGATCAGGCAAGGAGCACAGGATGTTATTGAGGAGAAAATAAAAGACGCTATTAGAACGGGCATTGAGGAAGACAGGCTATTATTAACTACTGACGGTGTTAAAGCGTCCGCCGATTCCGTGGTTAAAGTAGTAACTGTTCCAGTATACCTTGACTGGATAACAAAAGATGTAAACTATGATTCGTGGACAGCTACTCTGAGAGACATAGGAAAAGGGTTGAAAGAGGGAGACCTAGTAATAATAGAGTCCAGCGTACCCCCAGGATCCACTGAATATAAAGCCAAGCCTGTTCTTGAGGAGGCTAGCAGTTTAAAAGCAGGGAGAAATTTCTACCTTGCGTACAGTCCAGAGAGGGTATACGTTGGAAGGGCGGTTGAGGACATAGAAGATAGATACCTTAAAATAGTTTCAGGAATAGATGAGAAGAGCCTAGAGCTCGTATCAAAATTATACGAGAAAATAGCTGGGAAGGGAGTTCTACGCGTAGGCCGGCCTATGACAGCGGAATTCGAGAAGCTAGCTGAGGGAATATATAGAGACGTCAACATTGCACTCGCAAACGAACTGGCATTAGCTGCAATGAATTTAGGCATAGACTTCTACGAAGCATGTGAAGCAGCTAACACCCAACCATACTCCCACATACACCTCCCCGGACCAGGTGTCGGGGGATACTGCATACCTATATACCCATACTATCTAGCAAATAGCCTCCTCGAAAGAAAATACATCATGAAACTAACCATTACTGGAAGACAGATAAACGAGAATATGCCGTTAACCATTGCCAACCTGCTAGAAGAATACCGTAGAAAAATAGGGATCCCCCCATCGAGTAAAGTAGCCGTACTAGGAGTAGCATTCCGAGGCAACGTAGATGATACGAGACTCTCGCCAACATATGACATTCTGGGAATACTCAAAGCCAGAGGCTACCAGGAAATCATAGCCCACGATCCATATGTTAAGCATGATCCCATACTAGAGAATCTACACATACCATTAACAAGCGATTTAGAAAAAGCCCTCGAAAACGCTGAGATAATACTAGTTCTAACAAGACACAGCCAATACAAAGACCTCAAAACAACCCAAATAAAGGAGATAACTAAGAGAGAAAATCCGCTAATCATTGACACCACAACATACATACAAAACGACGACAACTACAAGAACATAATCACACTAGGAAAGCCACATAATCTATGA
- a CDS encoding N-acetyltransferase, protein MYVSKKARIDKVLLAESAVVLGESVIGQGSIVDINTIIGYPIRSKIRGLEVGDNNLYLEALDAVSDGSILGSKVHIRPGTSIYEGTVIGNSVETGHNVLIRENVRIGDNTVIGSSSVIDGRVRIGNNVRIESGVYIPPESIIEDNVFLGPFALVTNDRYPMSKKLIGVYIEEGAAIGANAILIAGVKIGRHSIVAAGSIVTRDVPSESVVAGVPARIVSDRWEFERKKREWEEGGVQTWMQ, encoded by the coding sequence TTGTATGTTTCAAAGAAGGCTAGGATCGACAAAGTCCTATTGGCCGAGTCTGCAGTGGTTTTAGGCGAATCAGTAATCGGCCAAGGATCCATCGTAGACATCAATACAATCATAGGCTATCCTATTAGATCGAAGATCCGGGGTCTCGAAGTAGGAGATAATAACTTATACTTGGAGGCCTTGGATGCGGTTAGCGATGGATCTATTCTGGGATCTAAAGTTCACATACGCCCGGGTACGAGTATTTACGAGGGAACCGTTATAGGAAATAGTGTTGAGACAGGGCATAACGTCCTCATAAGAGAGAACGTTAGAATAGGGGACAATACAGTCATAGGTTCATCAAGCGTTATAGATGGAAGGGTTAGAATAGGAAATAACGTCAGGATAGAATCAGGAGTCTATATTCCCCCCGAGAGCATTATAGAGGACAATGTCTTCCTAGGGCCCTTCGCATTAGTCACTAACGACCGGTATCCCATGTCAAAGAAGCTTATAGGAGTCTATATAGAAGAAGGAGCAGCTATAGGTGCAAACGCCATATTAATAGCCGGTGTAAAAATCGGTAGGCACTCTATAGTGGCTGCGGGAAGCATCGTAACTAGAGACGTTCCCAGTGAAAGTGTGGTTGCCGGAGTTCCTGCCAGAATCGTATCTGATAGATGGGAATTCGAGAGAAAGAAGAGAGAATGGGAAGAGGGAGGTGTTCAGACGTGGATGCAGTAG
- a CDS encoding DUF5678 domain-containing protein — MKLVKPGELDQVPPGYWAAIIDGGVVAWAESLQRLLSVMESKGYKRSEYAVVKVPPDELLVAKTG; from the coding sequence GTGAAGCTCGTTAAACCTGGTGAGCTGGATCAAGTTCCACCTGGTTACTGGGCTGCTATTATAGATGGTGGAGTCGTGGCTTGGGCTGAAAGTCTCCAGAGACTATTATCAGTAATGGAAAGTAAAGGGTACAAGAGGAGCGAGTATGCTGTAGTCAAAGTCCCGCCGGACGAGCTACTAGTCGCCAAAACAGGTTAA
- a CDS encoding DUF5615 family PIN-like protein — protein sequence MLRLLADENIPKKLVISLKRYGVNVARLQDLGTRGISDRELANIANELERTILTRDADFTEPSLLPLIRHGVIYISYQPPRKEIQGLAERIASIANQLEPKPELLIIIDHKYIEIYD from the coding sequence TTGCTGAGGCTTCTAGCTGATGAGAACATACCTAAAAAGCTGGTAATCTCCTTGAAGCGGTATGGCGTGAATGTTGCTCGTTTACAGGACCTGGGTACCCGAGGTATTAGTGATAGGGAACTAGCCAATATAGCAAACGAACTTGAGAGAACAATATTAACAAGAGACGCTGACTTTACAGAACCAAGCCTCTTACCTCTGATAAGGCATGGAGTAATCTACATCTCCTATCAGCCGCCTAGGAAAGAAATACAAGGACTAGCCGAGAGAATAGCCTCTATAGCTAACCAGCTAGAACCTAAGCCTGAGCTACTCATAATCATAGACCATAAATATATAGAAATCTATGACTAG
- a CDS encoding DUF433 domain-containing protein, translating into MVLLPGYKWLEIVSGRRGGRPTVKGTRISVDDILDMLAAGWKPEEVAEEFDIPLEAVYEALRFASKALKRVTVVAEASS; encoded by the coding sequence ATGGTTCTTTTGCCTGGTTATAAGTGGCTTGAAATAGTGTCTGGTAGACGTGGCGGCAGACCTACTGTGAAGGGTACAAGGATATCTGTTGACGATATTCTAGACATGCTCGCGGCTGGCTGGAAACCCGAGGAGGTTGCTGAGGAATTCGATATTCCGTTGGAGGCTGTGTATGAAGCATTGAGGTTTGCATCTAAGGCTCTAAAGAGGGTTACAGTGGTTGCTGAGGCTTCTAGCTGA
- a CDS encoding UPF0175 family protein has translation MSREAVVRVRVPSYYAGRVEEEVRLAYAIDLFLRGVVSVERAAELAGLPLYNFLVELRRRGNLRLLL, from the coding sequence TTGTCACGGGAAGCTGTAGTTAGGGTTCGGGTTCCCTCTTATTATGCTGGTAGGGTTGAGGAGGAGGTTAGGCTGGCCTACGCTATTGATCTTTTCCTGCGTGGAGTTGTGAGTGTTGAGCGTGCCGCGGAGCTGGCTGGTTTACCGCTCTACAACTTCCTAGTTGAACTGCGCAGAAGGGGGAATCTACGCTTACTCCTATAG